One part of the Athene noctua chromosome Z, bAthNoc1.hap1.1, whole genome shotgun sequence genome encodes these proteins:
- the TRIM23 gene encoding E3 ubiquitin-protein ligase TRIM23 isoform X1, whose translation MSALGVNKVGAGAGLDSSRGPGGSGRGPAGAAVKVLECGVCEDVFSLQGDKVPRLLLCGHTVCHDCLTRLPLHGRAVRCPFDRQVTELGDSGVWGLKKNFALLELLERLQNGPAGQCGTAEEAIGLSGESSIRCDEDEAHVASVYCTVCATHLCADCSQLTHSTKTLAKHRRVPLADKPHEKTMCSQHQVHAIEFVCLEEGCQASPLMCCVCKEYGKHQGHKHSVLEPEANQIRASILDMAHCIRTFTEEISDYSRKLVGIVQHIEGGEQIVEDGVGMAHTEHVPGTAENARSCVRAYFSDLHETLCRQEEMALSVVDAHVREKLIWLRQQQEDMTILLSQVSTACLHCEKTLQQDDCRVVLARQEITRLLETLQKQQQQFTELADHVQLDASIPVTFTKDNRVHIGPKMEIRVVTLGLDGAGKTTILFKLKQDEFMQPIPTIGFNVETVEYKNLKFTIWDVGGKHKLRPLWKHYYLNTQAVVFVVDSSHRDRVSEAHSELAKLLTEKELRDALLLIFANKQDVAGALSVEEITELLSLHKLCCGRSWYIQGCDARSGTGLYEGLDWLSRQLVAAGVLDVA comes from the exons GTTCTTGAGTGTGGAGTCTGTGAAGATGTGTTTTCTTTGCAAGGTGACAAAGTTCCCCGGCTGCTTTTATGTGGCCATACTGTCTGCCATGACTGTCTTACCCGGCTTCCCCTTCATGGCAGAGCGGTTCGTTGTCCTTTTGATCGACAAGTTACTGAACTAG GAGATTCTGGTGTCTGGGGCTTGAAAAAGAATTTTGCTTTGTTGGAACTCCTGGAACGGTTGCAGAATGGGCCTGCTGGGCAGTGTGGGACAGCAGAAGAAGCCATTGGTCTATCTGGAGAG agtaGCATTCGTTGCGATGAAGATGAAGCCCACGTTGCATCTGTATATTGCACTGTCTGTGCCACTCACCTGTGTGCAGATTGTTCCCAGCTTACTCATTCTACAAAGACACTAGCAAAACACAGGCGTGTACCTCTTGCTGATAAGCCTCATGAGAAGACCATGTGCTCTCAACACCAAGTGCATGCTATTGAGTTTGTTTGTTTAGAAGAGGGCTGTCAGGCGAGTCCTCTTATGTGTTGTGTCTGCAAAGAGTACGGAAAGCATCAAGGTCATAAG CATTCTGTCTTGGAACCAGAAGCAAACCAGATTCGTGCGTCCATTTTAGACATGGCCCATTGTATAAGAACTTTCACAGAAGAAATCTCAGATTATTCCAGAAAACTAGTTGGAATTGTTCAGCATATAGAAGGAGGAGAACAAATAGTTGAAGATGGAGTTGGAATGGCCCATACTGAACAT GTACCAGGGACTGCAGAGAATGCTCGCTCATGTGTCCGAGCCTATTTTTCTGATCTTCATGAAACCCTTTGTCGTCAGGAGGAAATGGCTCTTAGTGTTGTTGACGCTCATGTGAGAGAGAAGTTGATATGGCTTCGGCAACAGCAAGAAGACATGACCATCCTATTGTCACAGGTTTCAACAGCTTGCCTTCATTGTGAAAAGACTTTACAACAG GATGACTGCAGAGTAGTGTTGGCCAGACAGGAAATTACAAGATTGCTAGAGACAttacagaaacagcagcagcaatttaCGGAACTTGCAGATCATGTACAGCTGGATGCTAGCATACCTGTCACTTTTACAAAG GACAACAGGGTACATATTGGACCAAAAATGGAAATTCGAGTTGTCACTCTAGGATTAGATGGAGCTGGCAAAACaactattttgtttaaattaaagcAAGATGAATTCATGCAACCAATTCCAACAATAG GTTTTAATGTTGAAACAGTGGAATACAAGAATTTGAAGTTTACTATTTGGGATGTAGGAGGGAAGCACAAATTGAGGCCCTTGTGGAAACATTATTATCTCAATACACAAG CGGTGGTGTTTGTTGTTGATAGCAGTCACAGAGACAGAGTCAGTGAAGCACACAGTGAACTTGCAAAATTATTAACAGAGAAGGAGTTGCGGGATGCCTTGCTCTTGATCTTTGCTAATAAGCAG GATGTAGCAGGTGCGCTTTCAGTGGAAGAAATCACAGAACTGCTGAGTCTCCACAAACTCTGCTGTGGCCGTAGCTGGTATATTCAGGGTTGTGATGCCCGAAGTGGTACAGGACTTTATGAAGGATTGGACTGGCTTTCAAGGCAGTTAGTGGCTGCTGGTGTCCTGGATGTGGCTTAA
- the TRIM23 gene encoding E3 ubiquitin-protein ligase TRIM23 isoform X2: MSALGVNKVGAGAGLDSSRGPGGSGRGPAGAAVKVLECGVCEDVFSLQGDKVPRLLLCGHTVCHDCLTRLPLHGRAVRCPFDRQVTELVGDSGVWGLKKNFALLELLERLQNGPAGQCGTAEEAIGLSGESSIRCDEDEAHVASVYCTVCATHLCADCSQLTHSTKTLAKHRRVPLADKPHEKTMCSQHQVHAIEFVCLEEGCQASPLMCCVCKEYGKHQGHKHSVLEPEANQIRASILDMAHCIRTFTEEISDYSRKLVGIVQHIEGGEQIVEDGVGMAHTEHVPGTAENARSCVRAYFSDLHETLCRQEEMALSVVDAHVREKLIWLRQQQEDMTILLSQVSTACLHCEKTLQQDDCRVVLARQEITRLLETLQKQQQQFTELADHVQLDASIPVTFTKDNRVHIGPKMEIRVVTLGLDGAGKTTILFKLKQDEFMQPIPTIGFNVETVEYKNLKFTIWDVGGKHKLRPLWKHYYLNTQAVVFVVDSSHRDRVSEAHSELAKLLTEKELRDALLLIFANKQDVAGALSVEEITELLSLHKLCCGRSWYIQGCDARSGTGLYEGLDWLSRQLVAAGVLDVA; the protein is encoded by the exons GTTCTTGAGTGTGGAGTCTGTGAAGATGTGTTTTCTTTGCAAGGTGACAAAGTTCCCCGGCTGCTTTTATGTGGCCATACTGTCTGCCATGACTGTCTTACCCGGCTTCCCCTTCATGGCAGAGCGGTTCGTTGTCCTTTTGATCGACAAGTTACTGAACTAG TAG GAGATTCTGGTGTCTGGGGCTTGAAAAAGAATTTTGCTTTGTTGGAACTCCTGGAACGGTTGCAGAATGGGCCTGCTGGGCAGTGTGGGACAGCAGAAGAAGCCATTGGTCTATCTGGAGAG agtaGCATTCGTTGCGATGAAGATGAAGCCCACGTTGCATCTGTATATTGCACTGTCTGTGCCACTCACCTGTGTGCAGATTGTTCCCAGCTTACTCATTCTACAAAGACACTAGCAAAACACAGGCGTGTACCTCTTGCTGATAAGCCTCATGAGAAGACCATGTGCTCTCAACACCAAGTGCATGCTATTGAGTTTGTTTGTTTAGAAGAGGGCTGTCAGGCGAGTCCTCTTATGTGTTGTGTCTGCAAAGAGTACGGAAAGCATCAAGGTCATAAG CATTCTGTCTTGGAACCAGAAGCAAACCAGATTCGTGCGTCCATTTTAGACATGGCCCATTGTATAAGAACTTTCACAGAAGAAATCTCAGATTATTCCAGAAAACTAGTTGGAATTGTTCAGCATATAGAAGGAGGAGAACAAATAGTTGAAGATGGAGTTGGAATGGCCCATACTGAACAT GTACCAGGGACTGCAGAGAATGCTCGCTCATGTGTCCGAGCCTATTTTTCTGATCTTCATGAAACCCTTTGTCGTCAGGAGGAAATGGCTCTTAGTGTTGTTGACGCTCATGTGAGAGAGAAGTTGATATGGCTTCGGCAACAGCAAGAAGACATGACCATCCTATTGTCACAGGTTTCAACAGCTTGCCTTCATTGTGAAAAGACTTTACAACAG GATGACTGCAGAGTAGTGTTGGCCAGACAGGAAATTACAAGATTGCTAGAGACAttacagaaacagcagcagcaatttaCGGAACTTGCAGATCATGTACAGCTGGATGCTAGCATACCTGTCACTTTTACAAAG GACAACAGGGTACATATTGGACCAAAAATGGAAATTCGAGTTGTCACTCTAGGATTAGATGGAGCTGGCAAAACaactattttgtttaaattaaagcAAGATGAATTCATGCAACCAATTCCAACAATAG GTTTTAATGTTGAAACAGTGGAATACAAGAATTTGAAGTTTACTATTTGGGATGTAGGAGGGAAGCACAAATTGAGGCCCTTGTGGAAACATTATTATCTCAATACACAAG CGGTGGTGTTTGTTGTTGATAGCAGTCACAGAGACAGAGTCAGTGAAGCACACAGTGAACTTGCAAAATTATTAACAGAGAAGGAGTTGCGGGATGCCTTGCTCTTGATCTTTGCTAATAAGCAG GATGTAGCAGGTGCGCTTTCAGTGGAAGAAATCACAGAACTGCTGAGTCTCCACAAACTCTGCTGTGGCCGTAGCTGGTATATTCAGGGTTGTGATGCCCGAAGTGGTACAGGACTTTATGAAGGATTGGACTGGCTTTCAAGGCAGTTAGTGGCTGCTGGTGTCCTGGATGTGGCTTAA
- the TRIM23 gene encoding E3 ubiquitin-protein ligase TRIM23 isoform X3, with amino-acid sequence MGLLGSVGQQKKPLVYLESIRCDEDEAHVASVYCTVCATHLCADCSQLTHSTKTLAKHRRVPLADKPHEKTMCSQHQVHAIEFVCLEEGCQASPLMCCVCKEYGKHQGHKHSVLEPEANQIRASILDMAHCIRTFTEEISDYSRKLVGIVQHIEGGEQIVEDGVGMAHTEHVPGTAENARSCVRAYFSDLHETLCRQEEMALSVVDAHVREKLIWLRQQQEDMTILLSQVSTACLHCEKTLQQDDCRVVLARQEITRLLETLQKQQQQFTELADHVQLDASIPVTFTKDNRVHIGPKMEIRVVTLGLDGAGKTTILFKLKQDEFMQPIPTIGFNVETVEYKNLKFTIWDVGGKHKLRPLWKHYYLNTQAVVFVVDSSHRDRVSEAHSELAKLLTEKELRDALLLIFANKQDVAGALSVEEITELLSLHKLCCGRSWYIQGCDARSGTGLYEGLDWLSRQLVAAGVLDVA; translated from the exons ATGGGCCTGCTGGGCAGTGTGGGACAGCAGAAGAAGCCATTGGTCTATCTGGAGAG CATTCGTTGCGATGAAGATGAAGCCCACGTTGCATCTGTATATTGCACTGTCTGTGCCACTCACCTGTGTGCAGATTGTTCCCAGCTTACTCATTCTACAAAGACACTAGCAAAACACAGGCGTGTACCTCTTGCTGATAAGCCTCATGAGAAGACCATGTGCTCTCAACACCAAGTGCATGCTATTGAGTTTGTTTGTTTAGAAGAGGGCTGTCAGGCGAGTCCTCTTATGTGTTGTGTCTGCAAAGAGTACGGAAAGCATCAAGGTCATAAG CATTCTGTCTTGGAACCAGAAGCAAACCAGATTCGTGCGTCCATTTTAGACATGGCCCATTGTATAAGAACTTTCACAGAAGAAATCTCAGATTATTCCAGAAAACTAGTTGGAATTGTTCAGCATATAGAAGGAGGAGAACAAATAGTTGAAGATGGAGTTGGAATGGCCCATACTGAACAT GTACCAGGGACTGCAGAGAATGCTCGCTCATGTGTCCGAGCCTATTTTTCTGATCTTCATGAAACCCTTTGTCGTCAGGAGGAAATGGCTCTTAGTGTTGTTGACGCTCATGTGAGAGAGAAGTTGATATGGCTTCGGCAACAGCAAGAAGACATGACCATCCTATTGTCACAGGTTTCAACAGCTTGCCTTCATTGTGAAAAGACTTTACAACAG GATGACTGCAGAGTAGTGTTGGCCAGACAGGAAATTACAAGATTGCTAGAGACAttacagaaacagcagcagcaatttaCGGAACTTGCAGATCATGTACAGCTGGATGCTAGCATACCTGTCACTTTTACAAAG GACAACAGGGTACATATTGGACCAAAAATGGAAATTCGAGTTGTCACTCTAGGATTAGATGGAGCTGGCAAAACaactattttgtttaaattaaagcAAGATGAATTCATGCAACCAATTCCAACAATAG GTTTTAATGTTGAAACAGTGGAATACAAGAATTTGAAGTTTACTATTTGGGATGTAGGAGGGAAGCACAAATTGAGGCCCTTGTGGAAACATTATTATCTCAATACACAAG CGGTGGTGTTTGTTGTTGATAGCAGTCACAGAGACAGAGTCAGTGAAGCACACAGTGAACTTGCAAAATTATTAACAGAGAAGGAGTTGCGGGATGCCTTGCTCTTGATCTTTGCTAATAAGCAG GATGTAGCAGGTGCGCTTTCAGTGGAAGAAATCACAGAACTGCTGAGTCTCCACAAACTCTGCTGTGGCCGTAGCTGGTATATTCAGGGTTGTGATGCCCGAAGTGGTACAGGACTTTATGAAGGATTGGACTGGCTTTCAAGGCAGTTAGTGGCTGCTGGTGTCCTGGATGTGGCTTAA